In Macadamia integrifolia cultivar HAES 741 chromosome 12, SCU_Mint_v3, whole genome shotgun sequence, the following are encoded in one genomic region:
- the LOC122094809 gene encoding cyclin-D3-3-like, which translates to MLNVIDQIELDNPMEYQNQLMGVLKIRKNEVDDCYELIMELNSGHHGCGQKRKYESIPGRPNGVIDANFSCDNSNDSWAVASSVTSSLEPLLKRRRAQEQQMRVPTLSRVFVDMLGSPH; encoded by the exons ATGCTGAACGTTATCGATCAGATTGAGCTCGATAATCCAATGGAATATCAGAACCAACTCATGGGTGTGCTCAAGATCAGAAAG AATGAGGTGGATGATTGCTATGAACTCATCATGGAGTTGAACTCAGGCCACCATGGGTGCGGCCAGAAACGTAAATACGAATCGATTCCTGGTCGTCCAAACGGCGTCATTGATGCAAACTTCAGCTGCGACAACTCCAACGATTCGTGGGCTGTGGCATCATCGGTTACTTCATCGCTAGAACCTCTGCTGAAGAGGAGAAGAGCCCAAGAGCAGCAAATGCGAGTGCCTACGCTTAGCCGTGTGTTTGTGGACATGCTCGGAAGTCCTCATTAG